The Methylobacterium currus genome contains a region encoding:
- the ftsL gene encoding cell division protein FtsL, protein MIRLLHLAAIAGLIASAIYAYSIKYDTLYQAEQVAKLKTRLRKERDAIAVLRAEWQLLTRPDRLQGAVDKYLQLEPIGTAHLGRLADLPAKADRGDEIARKLEALGLGATATPAAKERAPSTTAARSEEPRTTGSTSTPTRTVTPTAKR, encoded by the coding sequence GTGATCCGCCTCCTGCACCTCGCGGCGATCGCCGGGCTGATCGCCTCGGCCATCTACGCCTACTCGATCAAGTACGACACGCTCTACCAGGCCGAGCAGGTCGCCAAGCTGAAGACCCGCCTGCGCAAGGAGCGCGACGCGATCGCGGTCCTGCGGGCCGAATGGCAATTGCTCACCCGGCCCGACCGGCTGCAGGGCGCCGTCGACAAGTACCTGCAGCTCGAGCCGATCGGCACCGCCCATCTCGGGCGCCTCGCCGACCTGCCGGCCAAGGCCGATCGCGGCGACGAGATCGCCCGCAAGCTCGAGGCCCTCGGCCTCGGCGCCACGGCGACGCCCGCCGCCAAGGAGCGCGCGCCCTCCACCACCGCCGCCCGCAGCGAGGAGCCCCGCACCACCGGCTCCACGTCCACCCCCACCCGCACCGTCACCCCGACGGCCAAGAGGTAG
- a CDS encoding peptidoglycan D,D-transpeptidase FtsI family protein produces MLRGGVVAMFRLSVERSAARVGLVGLVFGAVFLALMGRLVSFALLPDDPGTASARRAEAGGTTQVRPDIIDRNGEILATDIRTVSVFAEPKNIYDKDEAVELLTAVLPEINARDLREKLSTKKGFVWVKREITPRQQAEVHRLGIPGVGFLADHKRVYPNGTAAAHILGVTNLDNVGIAGIEKYIDRQGLRDLNSLGFVEKSADMAPVQLSIDLRAQHAVRDELAWGMEHYRAKAAAGLILDVTTGEVIALASLPDFDPNEPKDALDPDRINRMNVGVYEMGSTFKAMTLAMALDSGKFNVNSTFDTRGGVLHWGRQKIHEYHGTNRVITMPEVFTHSSNIGSAKMALGIGVPGHKAFLKKMGLLDRLRTELPESAEPIIPPRWTEINTITIAFGHGLAVAPLQASAAVAAIANGGFLMTPTFLKRGEAEAREKATQVLSPQTSEAMRYIMRLNATEGSAKKAAIPYYYVGGKTGTAEKVIRGRYVKNRLFTTFMAAAPMDKPKYLFVTIMDEPQAVAAESGSYATAAWNSGVVTGRVIARVAPILGLPPQFEPPVKPFPLMVKLGAYHVNQLDGR; encoded by the coding sequence ATGCTGCGCGGCGGCGTCGTGGCGATGTTCCGCCTCTCGGTGGAGCGCAGCGCCGCCCGCGTCGGCCTCGTCGGCCTCGTCTTCGGCGCGGTGTTCCTCGCCCTGATGGGCCGGCTCGTCAGCTTCGCCCTGCTGCCGGACGATCCGGGCACCGCCTCCGCCCGCCGGGCCGAGGCCGGCGGCACCACCCAGGTGCGGCCCGACATCATCGACCGCAACGGCGAGATCCTCGCCACCGACATCCGCACCGTCTCGGTCTTCGCCGAGCCGAAGAACATCTACGACAAGGACGAGGCGGTCGAGCTTCTCACCGCGGTCCTGCCGGAGATCAACGCCCGCGACCTGCGCGAGAAGCTCTCCACCAAGAAGGGCTTCGTCTGGGTCAAGCGCGAGATCACCCCGCGCCAGCAGGCCGAGGTGCACCGCCTCGGCATCCCGGGCGTCGGCTTCCTGGCCGACCACAAGCGGGTCTATCCGAACGGCACGGCGGCCGCCCACATCCTCGGCGTGACCAACCTCGACAATGTCGGCATCGCCGGCATCGAGAAGTATATCGACCGCCAGGGCCTGCGCGATCTCAACAGCCTCGGCTTCGTCGAGAAGTCGGCCGACATGGCGCCGGTCCAGCTCTCGATCGACCTGCGCGCCCAGCACGCGGTGCGCGACGAGCTGGCCTGGGGCATGGAGCATTACCGCGCCAAGGCGGCGGCCGGCCTGATCCTCGACGTGACCACCGGCGAGGTGATCGCGCTCGCCTCGCTGCCGGACTTCGATCCCAACGAGCCGAAGGACGCCCTCGATCCCGACCGGATCAACCGGATGAATGTCGGCGTCTACGAGATGGGTTCGACCTTCAAGGCGATGACCCTCGCCATGGCGCTCGATTCCGGGAAATTCAACGTCAACTCGACCTTCGACACCCGTGGCGGCGTGCTGCATTGGGGTCGGCAGAAGATCCACGAGTACCACGGCACCAACCGGGTCATCACGATGCCGGAGGTGTTCACCCACTCCTCCAACATCGGCTCGGCCAAGATGGCCCTCGGCATCGGCGTGCCCGGCCACAAGGCCTTCCTCAAGAAGATGGGCCTGCTCGACCGCCTGCGCACCGAATTGCCGGAGAGCGCCGAGCCGATCATCCCGCCGCGCTGGACCGAGATCAACACCATCACGATCGCGTTCGGCCACGGCCTCGCGGTGGCGCCGCTCCAGGCCTCCGCCGCGGTGGCGGCGATCGCCAATGGCGGCTTCCTGATGACGCCGACCTTCCTCAAGCGGGGCGAGGCCGAGGCGCGCGAGAAGGCGACGCAGGTGCTCTCGCCCCAGACCAGCGAGGCGATGCGCTACATCATGCGCCTCAACGCCACCGAGGGCTCGGCCAAGAAGGCGGCGATCCCCTACTACTATGTCGGCGGCAAGACCGGCACCGCCGAGAAGGTGATCCGCGGCCGCTACGTCAAGAACCGGCTGTTCACCACGTTCATGGCGGCGGCGCCGATGGACAAGCCGAAATACCTGTTCGTCACCATCATGGACGAGCCGCAGGCGGTGGCGGCGGAATCCGGCTCCTACGCCACGGCGGCCTGGAATTCCGGCGTCGTCACCGGGCGGGTGATCGCCCGCGTCGCCCCGATCCTCGGCCTGCCGCCGCAATTCGAGCCGCCGGTGAAGCCGTTCCCGCTGATGGTCAAGCTCGGCGCCTACCACGTCAACCAGCTGGACGGACGATGA